In one Candidatus Planktophila versatilis genomic region, the following are encoded:
- a CDS encoding acetyl/propionyl/methylcrotonyl-CoA carboxylase subunit alpha, which translates to MKRVLIANRGEIALRVIRACKDHGLESVAMYSEEDRDALHAQSADFAYSLNGTLAKDTYLNIPKIIALAKEAKADAVHPGYGFLSENADFAQAVLDAGLIWIGPPPAAISALGDKVSARRIAAAAGAPLVAGTKDPVTGHGEVLAFAKEHGLPVAIKAAFGGGGRGLKVARTMEEIPELYDSAVREAIAGFGRGECFVERYLDKPRHVETQVLVDKHGHAVVVSTRDCSLQRRHQKLVEEAPAPFLTQAQNEELYRSSKAIMKEAGYIGAGTCEFLVGQDGTISFLEVNTRLQVEHPVSEEVTGIDLVREQFRIAMGESLGFDDPVVRGHSIEFRINGEDPGRSFLPAPGRITAWSIPTGPGVRVDAGFRNGDVIGGNFDSLLAKLIVTGATREQAIERARRALAEFIVGGLATALPFHRAILEDPAYTEDFKIYTSYIENEFINEIPAFKSVPLDIQTKVAAEKLVAEVNGKRFEILVHAPEPVVKRHRAKQSSVTGAAGTGLASPMQGTVVKIAVEEGQSVEAGDLVIVLEAMKMEQPLTAHTSGVIKNLKAVIGETVASGTVLCDIIQA; encoded by the coding sequence ATGAAGCGCGTTCTGATTGCTAACCGAGGCGAAATCGCTTTACGTGTTATTCGCGCCTGCAAAGACCATGGCCTGGAAAGTGTTGCCATGTACTCAGAAGAAGATCGTGATGCGCTGCACGCCCAGAGCGCCGACTTTGCTTACTCACTGAATGGAACACTTGCCAAAGATACTTACCTGAATATTCCAAAGATCATCGCACTTGCCAAAGAAGCAAAGGCTGATGCGGTACATCCTGGCTATGGATTCCTCTCTGAAAATGCCGACTTCGCACAAGCAGTCCTTGATGCAGGTCTCATCTGGATTGGACCTCCCCCAGCGGCAATCAGCGCGCTCGGCGATAAAGTCTCTGCTCGTCGCATTGCAGCAGCTGCTGGTGCGCCACTTGTTGCAGGTACAAAAGATCCAGTTACTGGTCATGGCGAAGTATTGGCATTCGCGAAAGAACACGGGCTTCCTGTTGCAATTAAAGCTGCCTTCGGCGGAGGAGGGCGTGGTCTCAAAGTTGCTCGCACTATGGAGGAAATCCCAGAGCTCTATGACTCTGCGGTGCGGGAAGCGATTGCAGGTTTTGGACGCGGTGAATGCTTTGTAGAGCGCTACCTTGATAAGCCGCGCCACGTTGAGACTCAAGTACTAGTTGATAAGCATGGCCACGCAGTTGTTGTTTCAACCCGAGACTGTTCATTGCAACGCCGACATCAAAAACTTGTAGAAGAAGCGCCAGCACCATTTCTGACACAAGCTCAGAATGAAGAGCTCTACCGCTCAAGTAAGGCGATTATGAAAGAGGCAGGCTATATCGGTGCCGGCACATGCGAATTCCTTGTTGGACAAGATGGAACAATTTCATTCTTAGAGGTAAATACTCGTCTGCAAGTAGAACATCCTGTTTCTGAAGAAGTTACCGGCATTGACTTAGTGCGTGAACAGTTCCGAATCGCAATGGGTGAAAGTTTAGGTTTCGATGATCCTGTAGTGCGTGGGCACTCAATTGAATTCCGTATTAATGGTGAAGATCCAGGGCGTTCATTCTTGCCAGCTCCTGGTCGCATTACTGCGTGGAGTATCCCCACTGGTCCTGGCGTTCGGGTTGATGCAGGTTTCCGTAACGGTGATGTAATTGGTGGAAACTTCGATTCACTTCTTGCCAAACTCATTGTTACCGGTGCAACACGTGAACAAGCCATTGAACGTGCTCGTCGCGCTCTTGCCGAGTTTATAGTTGGTGGACTAGCTACAGCACTTCCGTTTCACCGCGCAATTCTTGAAGACCCTGCCTACACAGAAGATTTCAAGATCTATACCAGTTACATTGAAAATGAATTTATCAACGAGATTCCAGCATTTAAATCTGTTCCTTTAGATATTCAGACGAAGGTTGCTGCTGAGAAATTAGTTGCTGAAGTTAATGGAAAGCGGTTTGAGATTCTCGTTCATGCACCAGAACCAGTCGTAAAGCGCCACCGTGCAAAGCAATCTTCTGTTACTGGCGCAGCAGGAACCGGGCTTGCATCTCCGATGCAAGGAACGGTGGTAAAGATTGCCGTGGAAGAAGGACAGAGCGTTGAAGCGGGTGACCTTGTTATAGTGCTTGAAGCCATGAAGATGGAGCAGCCATTAACTGCCCATACCAGCGGTGTGATTAAGAACTTAAAAGCTGTAATTGGTGAGACTGTGGCTAGTGGAACAGTTCTCTGTGACATTATTCAGGCATGA
- a CDS encoding purine-nucleoside phosphorylase translates to MTSTELLYSDPLSAATQAAKEIAQRTGVPSHDVALVMGSGWVGAADALGTPAFECDADELTGFLAPAVEGHSGKVRSYEISENGKTIRALVFLGRTHLYEGKGMEPVVHGVRTAVKAGCKVVILTNACGGINTSFKVGQPVIIRDHISLTAASPLSGATFIDLTDLYSKRIREIVKKEDSSLAEGVYVHWRGPTYETPAEILMMRTMGADLVGMSTVPEAIAAHALGAEVLGISLVTNAASGVTGEKLNHEEVIAAGKAAASRMGSLLKTTIPKLV, encoded by the coding sequence ATGACCTCAACCGAACTTCTCTACTCCGATCCTCTCTCCGCCGCTACGCAAGCGGCGAAAGAAATCGCCCAGCGCACGGGTGTGCCATCGCACGATGTTGCACTGGTGATGGGTTCGGGTTGGGTGGGCGCAGCTGATGCACTTGGCACTCCTGCCTTTGAATGCGATGCAGATGAACTCACTGGATTCTTAGCTCCAGCAGTAGAAGGTCACTCTGGAAAAGTTCGCTCATATGAAATCAGTGAAAATGGCAAGACGATACGAGCGCTAGTTTTTCTTGGTCGTACACACTTGTATGAAGGCAAGGGCATGGAGCCAGTTGTGCACGGTGTACGCACTGCAGTCAAAGCCGGTTGCAAGGTTGTCATTTTAACTAATGCCTGCGGTGGAATTAACACCTCCTTCAAGGTTGGTCAACCAGTCATTATTCGCGACCATATTTCACTCACTGCAGCCTCACCCCTTTCAGGTGCAACATTTATTGATCTCACAGATCTTTACAGCAAGCGAATTCGCGAGATTGTGAAGAAGGAAGATTCATCTCTCGCTGAGGGCGTCTATGTTCACTGGCGCGGGCCTACTTATGAAACTCCGGCAGAAATTCTCATGATGCGCACCATGGGTGCCGATTTAGTCGGAATGTCTACGGTTCCGGAAGCAATTGCAGCTCACGCACTCGGTGCTGAAGTTCTAGGCATTTCCTTGGTAACAAATGCTGCATCTGGTGTGACTGGTGAGAAGTTAAACCATGAAGAAGTCATTGCCGCAGGGAAAGCTGCTGCGAGTCGCATGGGATCACTTCTTAAAACCACAATTCCAAAGCTCGTATAA
- a CDS encoding Maf family protein has translation MPRIVLASQSTSRRRLLEDAGLKPTIIVSNVDEETDFFNAMSPTDMVIALAVSKAHTVREMIDYPAIIIGCDSTFDVDGVSFGKPGTTDIAIERAKKISGRTGLLHTGHCIIDTEKGIEIADRVTTKVTFTDMTEEEITDYVASGEPLHVAGGFTLDGFGSPFIPVIEGDYTNVVGISMPFLRGAMKQLGYSWPQVKEML, from the coding sequence ATGCCCCGTATTGTTCTTGCTTCCCAATCAACTTCCCGCCGTAGGCTCTTAGAAGATGCGGGACTTAAGCCAACAATTATTGTAAGCAATGTTGATGAAGAAACTGATTTTTTCAATGCCATGAGCCCAACGGATATGGTCATTGCGCTAGCAGTTTCAAAGGCTCATACAGTTCGCGAAATGATTGATTATCCAGCCATCATCATTGGTTGTGATTCAACATTTGATGTTGATGGAGTTTCATTTGGAAAACCCGGAACAACAGATATTGCCATTGAACGCGCAAAGAAAATTAGTGGGCGCACTGGGCTACTTCATACAGGTCACTGCATTATTGATACTGAGAAAGGTATTGAAATTGCAGATCGCGTCACCACGAAGGTGACATTCACCGATATGACCGAAGAAGAAATCACCGACTATGTTGCATCCGGTGAGCCCCTTCACGTCGCCGGTGGTTTTACTCTCGATGGCTTCGGTTCTCCATTTATTCCGGTAATTGAAGGCGATTACACTAATGTTGTCGGTATATCGATGCCCTTTCTTCGTGGCGCAATGAAGCAACTTGGATATTCTTGGCCACAGGTAAAGGAGATGTTATGA
- a CDS encoding biotin--[acetyl-CoA-carboxylase] ligase — protein sequence MSTDTPRPPLDTVQISEKISRYWRVSVVEVTGSTQEDLLNLVQRAEARTGDVLVTNYQSAGRGRLDRTFEAPQASALLFSFYIQPKRDQSEWSLLPLIVGLSASFALSTLDPQVTSSLKWPNDLLISGLKAGGMIAQTAGNGIIIGVGINVAMQESELPVAHATSLSLQNFGELNRNVILAAFLNEFANLLERWEAGEDLRHLYLERCSSIGAKIQAELPGGVIKSGVAVGISPNGELILEDGSRITVGDIVHLR from the coding sequence GTGAGTACAGATACGCCAAGACCACCGCTAGATACCGTGCAGATCTCTGAAAAAATCTCGCGGTACTGGCGAGTAAGCGTGGTCGAAGTCACGGGTTCCACGCAAGAAGATTTACTCAATCTTGTACAGCGGGCAGAGGCACGCACCGGCGATGTTCTTGTTACCAATTATCAAAGTGCCGGACGCGGAAGACTTGATAGAACATTTGAAGCACCGCAAGCATCAGCTCTTCTCTTCTCTTTTTACATTCAACCAAAGCGAGATCAGAGTGAGTGGTCACTCTTACCTCTCATTGTTGGGCTCAGTGCAAGTTTCGCGCTCTCAACACTTGACCCTCAAGTAACCTCATCACTGAAATGGCCCAATGATCTTTTAATCAGTGGCTTAAAAGCTGGCGGAATGATTGCTCAGACAGCCGGCAACGGAATCATTATTGGAGTCGGAATTAACGTTGCGATGCAAGAATCAGAACTTCCTGTTGCCCATGCAACTTCACTGTCGTTGCAAAATTTTGGCGAACTCAATCGCAATGTCATCTTGGCAGCGTTTCTTAACGAATTTGCCAATCTTTTAGAACGCTGGGAAGCCGGCGAGGATCTCCGACATCTCTATCTCGAACGCTGTAGCAGTATCGGTGCGAAGATCCAGGCAGAACTTCCAGGTGGAGTTATCAAGAGCGGAGTCGCAGTCGGTATCAGCCCAAACGGGGAGTTGATTCTAGAAGATGGCTCACGAATTACTGTTGGAGACATCGTTCATCTACGATAA
- a CDS encoding acyl-CoA carboxylase subunit epsilon, with protein MKFTVVSGNPTPEELLALQAVLANHKSVDLTPVIKRSIFGRPQLRQPLPHHVAFGARKMN; from the coding sequence ATGAAATTCACCGTCGTATCTGGAAACCCCACTCCAGAGGAACTCCTCGCGCTGCAAGCAGTCTTGGCCAACCATAAATCTGTTGATCTCACACCAGTGATTAAGCGAAGCATTTTTGGGCGGCCTCAACTACGACAACCATTGCCTCATCACGTTGCTTTTGGCGCAAGAAAGATGAATTAA
- a CDS encoding acyl-CoA carboxylase subunit beta: MFMSPDLHTTAGKIEDLRERINEAVDAGSTRAREKQHAKGKGTARERIEMLVDADSFTEIDEFARHRAQNFGMDKNRPYGDGVIIGTATVDGRPIALYSQDFTVFGGSLGEVHSEKIVKIAEFALKAGIPLIGINDSGGARIQEGVASLNGYGKIFRLNTRSSGVIPQISLILGPCAGGSAYSPALTDFTVMVKETSHMFITGPDVIKTVTGEDVGMEELGGAFTHSTKSGNAHYMADSEADAIDYVKALLSYLPSNNMDGSPVLPPTQNLDKNSSDVALNTLIPDSPNQPYDMKSLISALVDEGEFLEVHALYAPNIVVGFARIEGQSIGVIANQPSQLAGTLDINSSEKAARFLRFCDAFNIPILTLVDVPGFMPGTEQEWDGIIRRGAKLLYAYAEASVPLVTLITRKAYGGAFIVMGSKYLGSDINFAWPSAEIAVMGAQGAVNILYRKELSESKDQNAKRAELITEYTEKFSNPYLAAERGTIDSVIEPEDSRQYITKAFRTLKTKRDTLPARKHGNIPL, translated from the coding sequence ATGTTCATGAGCCCAGATCTGCACACTACCGCGGGGAAAATTGAAGACCTCCGTGAGCGAATTAATGAAGCCGTTGACGCTGGTTCGACAAGAGCCCGAGAGAAACAGCATGCCAAGGGCAAAGGAACAGCTCGCGAGCGAATTGAGATGCTTGTCGATGCCGATTCCTTTACCGAGATAGATGAGTTCGCACGTCATCGCGCTCAGAACTTTGGAATGGATAAGAACCGTCCATATGGCGATGGTGTCATTATTGGAACAGCAACTGTCGATGGTCGCCCAATCGCTCTGTACTCGCAAGATTTCACCGTCTTCGGCGGATCACTCGGTGAGGTTCACTCGGAAAAGATTGTGAAGATTGCAGAGTTTGCACTCAAAGCAGGTATCCCGCTTATCGGTATTAACGATTCAGGTGGAGCGCGAATTCAAGAAGGTGTTGCATCGCTCAATGGTTACGGAAAGATCTTCCGTCTGAACACTCGCTCATCAGGAGTGATTCCACAAATATCTCTCATTCTCGGACCTTGCGCCGGTGGCTCTGCCTATTCACCTGCCCTCACAGATTTTACCGTGATGGTTAAGGAAACTTCGCATATGTTCATCACCGGACCAGATGTCATCAAGACTGTCACTGGCGAAGATGTTGGAATGGAAGAACTTGGTGGCGCATTTACTCACAGTACAAAGTCAGGAAATGCTCACTACATGGCAGATTCGGAAGCTGATGCGATTGATTATGTGAAAGCGCTTCTGTCTTATCTTCCATCAAATAATATGGATGGTTCTCCAGTTTTGCCTCCAACACAGAACCTTGATAAGAACTCATCTGATGTTGCACTCAATACATTGATTCCTGACAGCCCTAATCAGCCATACGATATGAAGTCACTGATTTCAGCTCTTGTCGATGAAGGTGAATTCCTTGAAGTCCACGCTCTCTATGCGCCAAATATTGTTGTGGGTTTTGCACGTATTGAAGGACAATCAATCGGTGTTATCGCCAACCAACCTTCACAGCTAGCTGGAACACTCGATATCAATTCATCTGAAAAAGCAGCACGGTTCCTGCGTTTCTGCGATGCCTTTAACATTCCAATTCTTACCCTCGTCGATGTTCCAGGATTTATGCCTGGCACCGAACAAGAGTGGGACGGAATCATTCGTCGCGGTGCAAAACTACTTTATGCGTACGCTGAAGCATCAGTTCCGCTTGTCACACTCATTACCCGTAAGGCATATGGCGGAGCATTTATTGTGATGGGCTCCAAATACCTTGGCAGTGATATCAACTTTGCCTGGCCATCGGCAGAAATTGCGGTGATGGGTGCACAAGGCGCGGTCAATATCTTGTATCGCAAAGAGTTATCTGAATCTAAGGATCAGAACGCTAAGCGAGCCGAACTCATTACTGAGTACACCGAGAAGTTTTCAAACCCATACTTGGCTGCAGAGCGCGGGACTATCGATAGTGTGATTGAGCCTGAGGATTCACGTCAGTACATCACAAAGGCTTTCCGCACCTTAAAGACAAAGCGCGATACCTTGCCGGCTCGTAAGCACGGAAACATTCCGCTCTAG